In Longimicrobium sp., the genomic stretch GCGGTGGCGCACAGCCTGTTCCTGGACGGCCCCACCTTCGCCGAGGGGCCGGGCGTGGAGCGGCGCCCGTTCGTCTTCCAGTACGAAGTAGGCGGCGGGGTGCGCGTGGGGCGGCTGGCGCTGGAGTACCGCGCCGTCACGCGCGGGCGGGAGTACCGGACCGAGCCGGGCGGCCACACCCACGGCACCTTCGCGCTCGCCTGGCGCCCGCGCGTCCGCCCCGCCCTCCCGCCGCTCGCCGCGCCCGAGCTGCCGGAGCCGGAGCCGCGGCCGGGAGACGGCGCGGCGCACGAGGAGGGGCCGAAGTAGCTGGAGGGTTGGATCCGGGTGGGAAAATGCGGGTGAACCCGCGGCTGTAACAACGGAAAGCCTCGCCTGACCCTCCTCGCATTTCGAGGATTCGGTCGGGCGAGGCTTCAACTTCGATCGCGCACAAGACGACCGTCGCCGCCCCACGCACTCACGCACTTGGCACTTGGCACTTGGCACTTCGTACCTCGTACCTCGTACCTCGTACTCCGTACCTCGTACCCCCCCTCACCCCTCGAACTCGTCCCTGAGTATCCCGTAGACCTCGATGTCCTCGAACACGCCCCACTTGAAGATGTGCTCGCGCAGGCTCCCCTCGTGGCGCATCCCCAGCTTGCGCATGACGGCGCCGGACTGCGGGTTGCGCGCGTAGTGCGTGGCCTGGATGCGGTGCAGCCCCAGCGCGTGGAAGCCGAACGCCATCACGCCCCGCGCGCCCTCCGTGGCGTACCCCAGGTTCCAGAACGGCTTCGCCACCCAGTAGCCCAGCTCGGCGCGGCGGTGCGGCGGCTCCACGTCGAGGCCCATCGCCCCCACCACCCGTCCGTCCTCGCGCCGCGCCGCGGCGAAGATGGCGCCCTCGCCGCGCTCCCACTTGGCGGGGTGCGTGGCGATCCACTCCGCCGCCATCCCGTCCGGGTAGGGATGCGGGATGTGCAGCGTGTTCGCGGCGATTTCGCGCTCCGAGACGATCTCTTGCACCCGGTCCGCGTCCTCCGGGCGGAAGGGGCGCAGCACCAGGCGCGGCGTGGTGAGGGTGGGCTGGGAGGACTGGGTGGACATGATGCGCGGGGAAAGCGGGGTCAGTCGCCCGGCGGCGCGGCGCCGCCGTCCAGGGGGCGCTGCACGATCAGGAACTCCTCCACCACGCGCCCGCCGACCAGGTGCTCCTGGATGATGCGCTCCAGCACGGGCGGGTCGCAGCGCCCGTACCACGCGCCCTCCGGGTACACCACGGCGATCGGGCCGCCCTCGCAGACGCGCAGGCAGTTGGCTTTGGTGCGGTAGACGCCGCCCTGCTCCGAGAGCCCCAGCTCCTTCAGGCGCGCCTTGAGGAAGTCCCACGCCTGGAGCCCGCGCTCGAGCTCGCAGCACTTGGGCTTGGTCTGGTCGCAGCAGAGGAAGACGTGCCGCCGCGCCGTCGGCACCCCCACCGCCTCGGCGCAGCGCAGCAGCTTTTCGCGGTCGAACTCGCCGTCCTTCTTCTTCCCCATCGCCGTTCCTTCGCGCCTCTAACGCACTAACGCACTAACGCACTAACGCACTGCAGTTTGGGCGTGTCCCCCTGAAGGGGGCCGGGCTGCGCGCGCGGTAGGGCACGATACCGCTGTGCCCAACCGCGCCGGGCCACCGCCGCCACGAAACCCCTGTGGCGGCGGCGTCCCGGCCCTCCGGGCGCGCATCCCTCACGCGGGTTTCCGTCGCGGACCGCTCTTTGGGGGAACCTAAATCGCGGCGGGCGGGGGCGCGAGACTGGGAGCAGGACCCCGTGTCATCATCCGCTCTGCGCGCCTACCTCGGCAGTAGACGCAGCGCCGGGGCGTTTCCGCATACCCCCGGGATGGACAGGGTCCTCCTTCGCACCCGACGGCAGCCGCCACTATCGATCATGTGCAGCCTTTGCGTTCATCTCCACCCCGTCAGAGGATCACGATGCACGTTCCGCGTGCTGGTGCAAGCTCAGCGACCCAGGTGGCCTGCTCGAGAACCGGTTCGGCAAACCACCGGTGGCCACTCGCCGTGCCACTCTCGGATGTTCGACATACAAAGAAACACACGATCAGACAAATATTGACAACAGCCGATGCACCCGTTAATACTGCGAGACGCAATGAGTGCGGCACTGAAGTTGGGTTTCTCGTAGCTCCTTTCGAACATGGAGGTCCACATGATCAAGCGTCTAGCGCAGGTCTGCGGAGCAAGCGCGGTGCTGTGGTCGCTCGGTTCGGGTTTGCTGGCAGCTCTTTATGAGCCGCCGGAGGCACAGGCTCAGGTCACCTGCTGGTTCTGCGTGTGCGACCAAAACGGATGCGTCTGCCAGCAGGTGGCGTGTCCGCACACAGGGTCTGAACCAGTCGGGGGGGACTAGCCGGTCCCGGGGGCCCGTACTCATTGCGCGCGCCTCTCCCTTGTGCGCTGAACTCGGATCGGCCAGGTACTGCGGCTCTGTCGATTTCCGTATCGCCGGGACGATGAAGGACGCATGCCTCCGAATGTAGGAGCTACGACCATGAAGTGGGATTCCAGCCCTGCGGTGCGTCTCGCGCTCTGCTGCGCGCTCGTGGCCTGCGAGGGCCGATCCGGCTTAAACCCGGCGGCGGATTCCGTCCCGCAGGTCGCGGTCGTCGAGAACGCGTCGCCCCGGTGGACGGGCGCGCAGGAGTGGCGCCTGTCGGAGGCGCCGGTGGTGCGAATCGGACTCGACGAGCCAGCGCTGACAGGCGTGGCCGGGGCGGTGCGCCTGGGAGACGGTCGCATCGTGGTCGCCGACCGGGGAGGATCGGCGCTCCGCTTCTATGGTCCCGATGGCCGCTACCTCGGCAGCTACGGCCGCGAGGGGGCGGGCCCGGGGGAATTCCGAACCCTGGACGGGCTGAGCCGGCTGGAGGGAGATTCCCTCCTGGTGTGGGACCGCGCCGCCGCCCGCGCCTCGATCTTCGACCCGGCGGGGACGTTCGTCCGGTCGGTCCGGCCGGTGGGGATCGACGCACTGCCGTCGCTGGTGGGCGTGTTCCCCGACGGTGGCTTCATCGTGACCGGGGGGATCCGCCCCACCCGGATGACGGGCGCCTCCGGCAGCGAGCGGCGCGACAGTGTGACGCT encodes the following:
- a CDS encoding GNAT family N-acetyltransferase, encoding MSTQSSQPTLTTPRLVLRPFRPEDADRVQEIVSEREIAANTLHIPHPYPDGMAAEWIATHPAKWERGEGAIFAAARREDGRVVGAMGLDVEPPHRRAELGYWVAKPFWNLGYATEGARGVMAFGFHALGLHRIQATHYARNPQSGAVMRKLGMRHEGSLREHIFKWGVFEDIEVYGILRDEFEG